The following are encoded together in the Onychostoma macrolepis isolate SWU-2019 chromosome 03, ASM1243209v1, whole genome shotgun sequence genome:
- the LOC131537220 gene encoding gastrula zinc finger protein XlCGF7.1-like → MAFIKEESENMKIEEVFSLKQEDTEEQTDLMPLKEESQELNEMEEQNLKENFDFATGEKTFGCSLTKKTSTQNRSLSCIQCGKCFSRHGKLEVHMRIHKGEKPFTCQQCGKGFTEKGSLKRHMRIHTGEKPFTCQQCGKSFSDRTHLNGHTSVHTAERPFTCSQCGKCFKQRGILKKHMAFHCGEKPYICPHCGKSFRHKVTFNTHLREHTGENPFECGQCGKSFRRKVTFNTHLRDHTGENLFVCGQCGKGFRSKVNLTMHKRVHIVHKPDGPEMSVAIPTVAYCFLLKK, encoded by the exons ATGgcatttattaaagaggagagtgaaaaTATGAAGATTGAAGAAGTATTCAGTCTGAAACaagaagatactgaggaacaaacag ATCTGATGCCGCTGAAAGAGGAGAGTCAAGAACTGAACGAAATGGAAGAACAAAATCTGAAGGAAAATTTTGATTTCGCAACTGGAGAAAAAACTTTTGGTTGCTCACTTACTAAAAAGACATCCACACAAAATAGAAGCCTCTCCTGCAttcagtgtggaaagtgttTCTCTAGACATGGAAAGCTTGAAGTCCATATGAGAATTCACAAAGGAGAGAAGCCTTTTAcatgccaacagtgtggaaagggTTTCACTGAAAAAGGAAGCCTTAAAaggcacatgagaattcacaccggagagaagccgttcacctgccaacaatgtggaaaaagtttctCTGATAGGACACACCTTAACGGCCACACGAGTGTTCACACCGCAGAGAGACCTTtcacctgctctcagtgtggaaaatgtttcaaacaaaGAGGAATACTTAAAAAACACATGGCATTTCACtgtggagagaagccttacataTGTCCAcactgtggaaagagttttagaCATAAAGTAACATTTAACACCCATTTGAGAGAACACACTGGAGAAAACCCGTTCGAATGCggtcagtgtggaaagagcttcagACGTAAAGTAACATTTAACACCCATTTGAGAGACCACACTGGAGAAAACCTGTTCGTATGTGGTCAGTGTGGAAAGGGCTTCAGAAGTAAAGTAAATCTTACTATGCACAAAAGAGTTCACATTGTTCACAAACCAGACGGACCTGAAATGTCAGTTGCAATCCCGACAGTAGCATActgttttctattaaaaaagtaa